The Acropora muricata isolate sample 2 chromosome 7, ASM3666990v1, whole genome shotgun sequence genomic interval ATTAAAAAAGTGAGTGAAGACGTATTTTTCGTGCTGTTTGCGTGACTTATTACGTCATGGAACTGAATTTCATGCCAGGAATGCCAGGAATGAGGGGGATTTCTCTTCTTTAGGACTATTGCAATGCAACATAGATGTTCCGGCCAACCGACTTTATACAGTGAGAAGCGGATGGTTGCAGAATTAAACATCGATGGCAGAATTGAGGGTTGGCAAATCCAGTAAATATGAGCGATCAAAGGATTGAAATCTAAAATAATCAGTCCAGATCATGTAATGGGCTaggtaaacaatttttttttagcagagTTTTTTTAAATTGCGAAATTCACGTGTCGTGATAATTTCATGTTATAAGGTATATTTAGCGACCACCTCAATGAAGCGGCCGTGGCCAATTTTAATTTGGCCCCGGCCGGTAGGTACTCGCATACAATACCTCTACGGGTATGTGCCACCCAACAGGTCGCCTTTTTAGAGCTCTTGACTTAGAACGGAGTACCCATTTTATAGATGTTTCCTGTATTGGGGTACGATATTTCGAACGCACAGAGCTACAGTTTCGTAAGCTGCTGATTAAAATGATTCACGGAGAGATTGCTTGTAAATACAAGTCAATGGGTTAACTACCAAACTGTTATTATTTCAACTTATAAACTTCCTCTGAGGAAACTATGAAAAAATTAGCCTGTCCTTGGCAAGAGACAGGATATTAATTTTATAGgcaaattctttttaaaacgGGGGTCTAAATTCGGGCCCCGGGCGGCTCAAACCCACTCAAAAGACGCCCGGATGCGCCCGGGCCTTTTGGACATCCCAATTGAGCGGCCAGTAAGGATGTAAACTTCATAGACTGCCTTAGTTTACAAAAAGCTCTCGATAGAAAGCAGTCTGAAAGAGAAAATCGTAATTTAGTGTGGTGACGTCGTCAGTCACGTGACAACCCCGAAAATACGTGTTCGCTCACCTTCTTAATTGTAACCGATGACGCAACTAATAACCAACAACATGTTAGTAACGTCACTGATGATGTTGGTATAACGTTATTACATTTAAGTCCAAATGTTATTACACTTAAGAGTTTCTTACATTTAAGGGCGGTTATTACATTTACGTCTTCTGCAGTTGGTTGGAATATGAGCTGTTTCTTTTTCAGTTGGCTTGAACACACTGGTTTCTCGCAAAATATCTCTGCCATGAAAATTAACCGAATGTCCTTACTACGCGCAAGGCAAAAATTCTTCGCACACAAATTGACTATCCAAATAGATTGTCCTATGGTTACTTTATATACGGTTTTAAGTGGTTCTATTGTTAGAATTTGTCACATTTTCTGTTCTCGAGGTTGATGTTATTTAACACTTCGGATTAATTAGCaagtaatattttattttcgtttAATGATATCATTGCTTTCACTTCACAGAAATTTTGTCAGTTAGTTTTCGTCTCGACAAGTTTCATGATGAAGAAAAATTTTAGCTGATTTTCCCGAGCTTTGACatatctgtttttgttttgttttttgtacttgtaacaaaatcaaagaagacCCAGTTTGAAAATATAAATTTGCCGATTGGTTCgcattatttcattattttatgctAAATTGTTAACTTAACTTTGCTGAGTAGTTGGTGATTTTTTCTTATAGTGCGTCTCTCATCTGCATTTACTCTGACTCCTTACACTGTCTGGCTTCATGAAGAACAGTAAATATACGAGCGGAGCATGGTTTTTCATCGAAAACAGGTGAAAAGAAAGTTGCACACACATTACAACAGTCCTGTGGTGTGGCCATCACACTGTTCGGTTTCAAGGACCGTCGCTACTAGTAAATTTAAATTGACTAACTTAGAAAGGAGAGAACGTGTGGTGTTTGCATGACATCGATTTTAAAGTAAGAAGATTGTCCAACTTCAGGACGAGACTTGAAACGAActttgcaacaacaacaacaaaacacaaaaaaaagcaaaaaaaaaaaaagacgagtTTGTCTTAGTGCCCTAGTGTATTGTTTCCGTCCTGTAAGATCTAAGCCCTTGTTCGTTTGTATTGTTTCATTGTATGTTTATCTATCtggtttcgttttctttcatttatgaCTACGAAACCTCATCTTAGCGTAATTGCAAACGGCAGATCAGAGCagtaatattttcaaaagtatcgCTTTGCTGATTGGTCAGTGGCACCCAGCGAGCAAATTAAGTTAAACACTTTTGAGGGATCATATTTCTAGGTTCCTCGCCATGTTTGAGAGTGTTTGCTGATTGCAGGACAGTTCTAAAGTAATATTGGATTTCTTTCGCCATTTTTCAAAGCGTCCGCAATAGAAGACTTTTCATAAACTTGGGCTAGCTTGAATAACAAGATCCTTGATCATCATTTTGGAATGCTGGGCATTCTTCAACTGTACATCGACGACCTCAGTGACGATAAAATTTTCGCGAAAATGCGATCGCACCATTTACCAACTATAATCGCAAAAGGAAGTTACATGTTATTGAGAAAAGACAAGCGATTTAATCTGTTTGCAGAACAACTAATGATAGCGAGTTCATCATGTTTGTAATAGAAGTGTTACTTAGTCCTTACCTGTCGCTGAAACCCGGATTCAGCGAAAAGAAACGGACGATCAATTGATGAGTTGATTTGCAGCTATCTTAACTGAAAGCAAAGTAACTGAATTCTGTGGTTGCCTCAAATATATTTTCCAACGAGTTCGTTTGcgtaaggaaaacgaaattcctctGTTTAGGAAGTGATTTCCCTCAGTCATATGAAttatgatttgcataaggaaacTTTCGATTTCTTGCCACAGTCAGTACGAAAAATATATAGATTTTGCCGACAAGGACTGTGCCCACTGATCATAAAATATTCGATAATTAAGTACATAATGACGATAAATAACAGCATCCTTGGTAAATAGTTACTTGGATTCCGCGAGATCTCCATCAGAGACTGATTTCCACTACCGGAAGTTTCACTaacacgaaaaaaataaaagctgaTCAGTATTCCTGGTTCATGACACAATATCTCGTTTTCTATATCGACATGGAAACTGATATGGACACGTCCATGTCCCACAACCGTATTAGGAATAGTGAGCAATGAACTGCATTTTCTCATTGCGCGAAAACAACAACGCGCCATTTGTTTCAGAATTAATTCAGGCTGCTtaatcattttcacttcaatgcTAAAATTTCTATCTTGAGACAGTGCATTATTTGCCTTGAGTTAAATTTCATGACCCCTGTATTTTGTCCTTTTATATAATTTCTTTGTACTGAATATATTACACATTGAAGtcgcattttctaccttgatgacatCTTCTATCttaatgttgcattttctacgtCAATGTTACATTTCATAATTTGACGCGCGTtgcattttctatcttgatgacactttctaccttgatgttgcattttttaCCTTTATAACATTTTCTACTTAGTGGTGCTTTTCTACGTTGAtggcattttctaccttgatgtagCATTTAGTATAGAAAATTGTATGAACGCTCGGGCATTTTGTGATATATGGGCACGAGTGATGTTgtcaaagttttgaaaattgcacgagccgcaggcgaaaggaatttgaaaactttaaaagcATCATGAGTGACCATATATCACGAAATGCACGGGCGATCATTCgattttttgctaaaaattataaaagaatccATCTTTGGTACGTTCTTCAGCATAAAacatttgtaactttttatcGAGATCGTCGTGCTTGTATTACTCCAGTTTCGGGTTCaacttgaattttctttcatttacttATTTTGCCAGAGATTCCTCTACGTTTGTattaattatatataatttagtcatgtttttgtttttttaatttagtttcaGTTGGTCAACAACTATTTCGTCGGACGAAGCAAACTGGCTTTTCAGCCATTTTGCTATTTGTGTTTAAATTTCGCGCTTCCCTTATAGTTTCCATAGCAACTTTCGTATTGCACTTTATAACCTCTATTTGCACTCTGTAATCTATTTATGCGCTTGTTATTGACCAATAAAACACTTTGAATTTTGTTGAATATATTATAAGTTGCAGTAGTAAAACTTTATTTTGTCTCGAATTTTAGAGTAGCGCTAAGCTAGGGCACTAATATCTCCAagttacaaaatattaaaattaaaagagacAATAACAATTTATATAAACAAGATAAAtatattctgtagtttagctCCAAACCGGATCCGGAAATGTGATAATTTCAAGTTGTGGTTTTGCAAGGGACGACGCGGGAATGTTGCAAAAtacatgccgcacgtgcagcacacttatttttccttgttcaacCAATAAGATTTTTAATTGATGACGTTAACGTTGTCTTTGACGTCGTTGATGCTGAAGCTCAAAAATGAAGCTCCTGTCTGATGCTTGATTTTATCAAACGTAATTCTGCTTTATTACAACCTTAGTCATTTCACTTATCAGATGAGAGACTCACTCGCATTAGTTTCCGACATTCACAATTATTTTTGACTTAAATTATTAACTGCGTATGAAGGACAAAATTTACACTTACCAAGTATCGTTGTACATCTCGGAGTCACCCATCCATTCTTCGAGCGACTTTGTGAACGGTAGTGCAATTTGACGTTTTTCTTAACTCGGTATGCTAGGTCGTCTCcgtctgcatatttaatgagcaaaaacatttGCACACCCATCGTGTCGTATAGTTTCTTTACCGTTCCCACCTGCAAAACTAGTTAACAACGAAAGGCATAAAAAAGTGTCTGGTTCCACCATTTTGCTATACTATAGGCTATACTATAGgatttgcaaaatggccatttttgccacttttcgaAATCGTGTCATTTTTTGCCcattagttttttttgtaattagttCTTTTGCATAGAGCGAATGTGGTTATTGATTGTATGTGTTTTCTCTTTACAgcctgttgttttttttgcttttaacttTGCCTACGAGAAAAAAAaggggagagaaaaaaaaaacggcctgTTTAGAAGGTTGGCACAAGATTGTCTTAATTTCGTCTTAGGAAGTGCGTCTCACGTGGAAAACCAAAGAGAATGAAAAGCATTTAACAAAGATTTTgcttcaaaaaaggaaaataaatgaaattgcGCGCACCATTCCCGTTCTCTCGTTCAGTTTTCTCAATTAGCCTAACATGGTCGTCATGACGTCAGGTGAAAATCCAACTAGTTCCCAGACTCAAGACTAGGAATCATAGAGACGATGTTTCCATGTTGTCCTGTACTTTTTTTCAGACCGACAAACGCTGGATTCCTGCGAAGGTCTTGTTACTCTAAGATTTTAATTAAAGCGCAGTGTCTCAGGGCTTTTTAACACtgagcaatttttctttcaactctTCTTGTAAAATTTGGACAGAAATTCTCACAACACGTGGCTACAAGTTGTCCAGCGTGAATCTCATGGGAGAGGTCCATGGAGCAAGGTTCAAGTGTTGGCGGGTGTTACACATTGGaatatttcgtgcaacttgtctggCAATTTTGCTGTGACAGACGTTGcatgaaaagttttttttgcgaAAGTAAGACTGAGAAACGTTTCTTCGCAACTATGTTCACGGCAGTGGTCTGAACAATtaggtacaaaaaaaaaaaaagaaaaagaaaacaactcaaGGATTtgcatttaatattttaattctGAAAGCATATATACATAAAGATGCCATTGATACATTGCGATGATATTTGGGCGTTGCACAACTTGCTTATAAGGCCGAAAACGTGAAATTAGAACAACTTTATGAAACTGCGCTacgaaatgaaagaaaatgcaaagaagCAAATAAGGTAACTGAAGGATAGATCCTCGTGCGGTGAATCAGAAAATAGTATTTGTCGTTGACTGTACACTGACCGTGTATAACTATATACTGACCGCCTGCGTTGGAGATGGACAATCAATAAAATACAACGGGTTatttaaataaattgaaatgtgATCTGAAACACGGTACATTCCATTGGAAGAGTTTCTATTCATATATCAATCGTGAGTCAATAAATCATTGCTGAAATCTATTAACTTAATGCAGTTTGCCATTTATAACAAGACGTTTTCAAATTGCGTGACAAGTACCTGGAAAGGTGTTACACTGACAAATGTTCCGGAAACTTTTCATTGGCTGATGACACAAACCACTGGGCAGGAAGTTGCTGGCAGATGTTTTAGTGTGCGATATTTTAAAAGCTGGTTGGAGAAACGTTGCAACCAGCGGTGTAGAAAAATCAATTGGAGGGtacttttattttcattccAGATAACTCTATCAACCGAAAATGATAGATGCCAGTAAAACAGGACGTTTCAACTTACATAACTAATTTACCCACAGGTTCAAAGAGAAGGTCTTAGTGATTGTTGCGCTATACCATGCCTCATTGCCAAAATCGTGTTCCAAGTGTTTCCACTCCAAGAAATAGGCCTGATTCGCTTCGGTTATTCCGATCCCGTGATCTGCCCGTTGACAATCTTTCCCTCCTCCACCAATCATCAACACCGCTCCATCACCATTTTCCCAGTCGCACCAGAAGCCAACTTGCTTTGCCTTTTGAAGTGATCCATTGCATATAGCTTGCCTGAATCCATCGGTTGCTTGAAACTGGCCACCATATTGAACACTGCAATCTCCCTGACAGTCATCACTTGCCCAAACTCTACCATTTCTAAAGTCACCATAACTGGTGATTTTCGCTGCTAATGTCATTCCACCCAGACATTCACCAGTTGTCTGCAACAATGTGGTGTGCTGAGGGTCATCACCGGGCGTGATCTTGACTTCGCTGCCCCTGACCAACCAGAATGCTGGCGAGAGCATGTCTGCGTTGACTGATGGGTCAGCTATATCTCCAACGCCGACACTCTTATCGTACCACCACTCTCCACTATCTTCCATCCAATTTTTGGCATCATTGTTTGAGAATCGAGCAGTGAGAGTCCAAGCTTGGCCTGAGCTTGTCATATCACAATAAGCCTAAATTAAAGGTAAatgataatatttttacaatcGTTCCCAGAGATGCTACGCCTAAATCAGGATCCCCAAATATTTCAGTGCAAACAGTGTGTGGGTTTGTTTACGTTTCTTCTCGTGAGCAAGAGTTGTAATAGCACACGTGCTTCCTTACAAATACAATGACGAAGGTGGCTCTTCCTTGGAAACACAGTAGGACTTCACACACGGTAATTCGATGCCAACTGATTTGATTGAGGTAAAATATCCTTATTCAAATGCTTGAAATTGTTCCTCATTGTCGAATGGCACTCACCTGAAATGATGTGGAGTTAACCGATATCGTGTATAACCCGTCACTAAGATTGAGATTTTTCTGCTTTCTATCTAGAAGTATACCTAAAGCAAAGTAATgaaaattgataaaaataaCATGCCAATTGCTGTGATTTTATTTTCCAGAAGTAAGCGTTTAACCCCTTCCTTCGTTCTCAATACTTGGCTGTTCTCTTTTTGGTTCGGCGACAGGCATAAGAGCAGACTCAAAGGCACTGCAGCTGGTGCGAGTCTGTCAGCCTGCACCAAAACCTTTTTAGGTCGAGAGACAAGTTTCTGCGAACATGGTGAAACCATGCATCCGTCCTGCACAGCGGTCACACTTCGCAACTTGTGATAAATTCCTCTTATCAACATCATGTTGACATCATTGTTGCCGTCGACATTTTAGTTTTTACTGTCAAATCAAATGGACAGGAGGATGACGTCATATGACAATATTCTAATTTATAATACGTCTAATATTATGGCAATCGAGGTATGACGAAGGCGTATACATTTTAAGACTTTATTATTAGCTTTCAAAGCCATTCACGGCCTCGCACCTGAATTTATTAGCAATCTTTTAGTTATCAAACGCAAGTCCTCGTACAATCTTAGATCTAACTCAGGCATTTTGTTAGAGCCACCTAGAGGTAAGATGCTGGGAACCCTGGGTGAACATGCATTCCAGGCGGCCGCCCCGCATTTGTGGAACGAGCTACCATTCAAATTACACACTATTGGATCTGAAGAAACTTTTAAGAATTCAATTAAGACTTCTCTTTTTAGGCAATCTTTTTAATAGTGGTCATGGGACGAATTTTATATAGTCAATTTGAGCTGTAATATATCACTACGGTATATTTGAATTAGTCGagattttaatttaatatttagaGACATTAATTGTAAAGCGCTATTGATCTGTCATTGTAAATAGCGCTCTATAAGGAATAAATTACTATTGTTAATATTATCTTAAGTCTTATTACAGTAACTTCTTGGAAGCCATTTTAACAGTTATCGTCTGCATTTATCCTTTCATTTTGCTTCAAATAGATTAAATTGCGCCATCACAAATCATTGATTTCTTACCCTGACAACTTTCTCTGCTGGAGTTGTATTGGCAACGGTAGGAGCCCCGTGTATTGAAGCATTTGAAATGTATGTCACAGACGGGCGTCGATGCTGTGCATTCATCAATGTCTGTAAGAAAGGAATCGACAAAGATTAAAGAAGAACAATAAGAACAAGAAGACGAATcaggagaagaaaaaaaaagcgaggggaagaagaagaagaagaagaagaagaagaagaatgatGTAATTCAATGATGAACATATggaaaaagataaaaaagatGCCATAAATGACTGACTGTTACCTTTTTCACGTTGCCAAATGCGAGTGTTAGAAAACCCGACAGCCAGTAGTTGCCGCTGATTTCTTCCTTTGCATGTTGtcccgttaccagtgtacccacCCTTGCAAGTACAGCGGTGCGAGCCAATAGTATTGGTGCATAGCGCTTTCACGTGACAAACGGGTGGTGAAGCGGTGCATTCATCAGTGTCTGGAGAATGGCAACAAATAAACAGCAAGGAAAATGTCTCAAACAGAAATACCCCCTATGAGTCCCAAGAACGATGAACAAGGTCATAATTAGGATAAGGATAGATTGAGCTTGacattgaaaaagaagaagacgaaATTAATAACGAGATAGAGGGAGACGCAGAAGATGGGCAAGAAGAGGACTAAGAACTCTAAGGAAAAGAAGAGGAGAGAACAGAGGCGAAGAggacgaagaagaagacgaacaacaacaataacaagaagAAGGGGAAAGAGAAGACTGAAGAACAAGGACAAGATGAGCAAGAACTCTAACACCAGTAGCACCATTTTCCACGATAGAACACGACTTCAGATTGCCTTTCTTCGACTCACCTCCGGTCTTCATGTCACAGTAAGCAAATACGGGTGTTCCTGGAATGATAGACGACAGCCAGTATTTGCCGCCACGCCCCTTTTCACTCATTTTTACTTCGTTGCAAGACTCAGCAGGCACTTCCGGTATTGAACCAATGGCAGCTGCAAGGGATATAACAATTTGCAAACATGAAGTGAGGCTCAGTAAAACATGATTTAAAGGACGGGAGCTGTACAAAGATGATTGATCGAATGAAGAAATAATCATGTCACACATGTGGCACGCACCTTGGTGCTCATCTTAGACGTACTCTGTAAATGATCATATTAGATTAGCTGATTAGTTGTTAGGAACCGGTGCACTGCGATAGGTGAATCCACCAAGCttaacttttcttttaatttgtttagcACGAGCGCCATGGAACCATTTTTTTCCCATTCAGCCAATGGTGTGATGTCAAAGcagtgaagaagagaaaaaataattaaactgCGTTGCACGTGGGCATGTATTCTGTAGCAATCCACCGAACAATGTCGTCAAATGACATTCATAACTTTTTACGGTGGTTTAAGATCAATTTCGATGCCTTAAAATTAAAGTAAGAACGATAAATATGATCTTGGACTCTTTGAAATAAAAGTAggttttttatcatttttccCTTCCTGACATGTTAATTTTTTCATAGTATTTTAATTTCGAAGATGGTCTGATTCGAGAACTAGTTTAATCAAAGCGCTCGATAACAGTTTGTTTCAGTGCTTCTTTCAAACCAACGCCACAtcacatttttttctgaaatgctGGACGAGCCGGAATAAAATGGTACTGCCTTTATGGAATATCCAACCAGGAACCAAGGTTTTATGCTAGAAAAGAGAGAGACTTCTGGCAAATCTACGTCACCTAGCTCTTTTCCTGAACTTCTTCATGTAAACTATAGTGTCATCGGTGGTAAAAGCTTCTGGCCTTGCCTCTTTTGTGCGGTTGTTAAGCTCGCAAATCTCTCCATGGACAACGTGATTGATGCTTTGGCAGCGAATGTCATCATCACACGCGCGCAGACAATAAATAGAGCGTGGAAGTTTGAGGGTCTGGTAAACATGGTACAGGAGAGCTCCGCCATAGATTGGCTGACAGCCTTCACATGCGTCAGTGTCTTGAACACCGTTGCTCGAAGATTGGTTGATTGAAAAGGCAAGGTATAAGGCCAAGAAACCCACACTGAGAGCTGACCAGCCAAAATGAACCATTTCCGCCCTTGGTTAGAAAAATGAAGCTTTAAAAAAGCAAACCAActgtaattaaattattattcgCGACATCCTTAAAGGCCCACCCTCATCCAAGAcacattgcggtcgtttgtttttgttttgaatctctctattgtccaaacgcgtgatctgattggctgaatgcactcaagcagttcgaaaaggccgccatctcgtcttgtactcgtccgCTTGTAACGacttattttataaatatacaccgaatacgTACAattaacacaggaaaactatagaatgtcgaacagggaacgtatttacacaggcggattaaaatatatgtgcaggatctgattataatgaaaaaatacgatgataagagatcttagaagttttgaaagtttcgtgtcacacgaaattcagagttgccgagcgtgaagcgcaatgcattttgggtgaatgtgggcctttaataAATACTTAATCAACGCCTTACATCAAGCTGGTattaacaacagagtttataaCGAAAAGAAGCTCACGTAAAGACCAAACAGAGTCACAAAGAAGCAGATTTTCgccagttttattttaaattttaattcctGCACTCTCTCTTTGAGCATCGAGATGTCTCTGTGTCGTCTTCGCATTAACAACACTAATTGCTTCAGTCGAATCCAGTTTAGGAACTTTCGCTTTTGTCGATCTCTTTCAATGAATTATATCgtcgttgttttctttttatgacACGGGATCTCACATCTGTTTGTGGTTGTTTGAATAAGTTTTGCTCTACAGTGTTCTGCACTACTTGCAGCCTACAACACTGAAAAGGGGCTATTTAAAATGTGACAGAATTTTGATATGTGTCATGTGAAATAATCGCACGACAATGATATCAGTCACCAGAAAAGTTTGATTTTATATGTGTTTTGTTTCTTACCTTGGAATTAGAGTTCTAgagaaactgcgcatgcgcaaataaaaCACCGTGCTAGGAAATGATGTCAAAAAGTTTTAAGAAAATTTTCGAAAGTTTTTGTCAAAGGCtgatacaaaacaaattttctctcTATTTTTCCACGTCTACTAGTAGGTCATTCAATCAACTGGTATGCAAGTACGATATTGAGTCTCCATGAGGTGAAAATTAATCAAcagaaaagaaatttgaaatagcTTTAAAAAATTGTTGGCTGATTAGGAAACGAATTCTCTCTCcacgaattgaaaaaaaaggtagaaaaagaaaaaatatttaccaTTTGGTAGTAGCTTAAGAAAGTATCACTGTTTGTGGAAAGAAACTTCCTTTGGAATGTCTAATTCTTAGTTGAAAGAAGAATGTTGCACGAAAAGCACATTTTTGCATGTTGAAGATCtgtgaaatacaataaaataaaatctatCTTTGTAAAAAGTTAAGAATACAAATAAGAAATGCAAGGCTGATAAAACAGCGAAAGGAATCAAACAAACGAGAAAAAGACAATATTTTGAAAGCCACTGCTGatcttcatcagggtgttacaaattgtggctttcggaagct includes:
- the LOC136923009 gene encoding uncharacterized protein isoform X1: MSEKGRGGKYWLSSIIPGTPVFAYCDMKTGDTDECTASPPVCHVKALCTNTIGSHRCTCKGGYTGNGTTCKGRNQRQLLAVGFSNTRIWQREKDIDECTASTPVCDIHFKCFNTRGSYRCQYNSSRESCQGILLDRKQKNLNLSDGLYTISVNSTSFQAYCDMTSSGQAWTLTARFSNNDAKNWMEDSGEWWYDKSVGVGDIADPSVNADMLSPAFWLVRGSEVKITPGDDPQHTTLLQTTGECLGGMTLAAKITSYGDFRNGRVWASDDCQGDCSVQYGGQFQATDGFRQAICNGSLQKAKQVGFWCDWENGDGAVLMIGGGGKDCQRADHGIGITEANQAYFLEWKHLEHDFGNEAWYSATITKTFSLNLWVN
- the LOC136923009 gene encoding uncharacterized protein isoform X2, encoding MSEKGRGGKYWLSSIIPGTPVFAYCDMKTGDIDECTASTPVCDIHFKCFNTRGSYRCQYNSSRESCQGILLDRKQKNLNLSDGLYTISVNSTSFQAYCDMTSSGQAWTLTARFSNNDAKNWMEDSGEWWYDKSVGVGDIADPSVNADMLSPAFWLVRGSEVKITPGDDPQHTTLLQTTGECLGGMTLAAKITSYGDFRNGRVWASDDCQGDCSVQYGGQFQATDGFRQAICNGSLQKAKQVGFWCDWENGDGAVLMIGGGGKDCQRADHGIGITEANQAYFLEWKHLEHDFGNEAWYSATITKTFSLNLWVN